From one Rhodanobacteraceae bacterium genomic stretch:
- the kynU gene encoding kynureninase has translation MPRRATGAKRVTSRRPRLQSDAVTAHPPAPAAGLPLPSLRDEFAIPVHQGDPVAYFCGNSLGLMPRATPAALERVTEQWRLHAVEAHFTDADAWMPYHELVRDGLARLAGAKPLEVVAMNTLTTNLHLMMVSFYRPVRQRRKILIEARAFPSDRHAVASQIRFHGGDPATDLIELAPRPGTHTIDIEQVADVLQREGERIALVLWPGVQYASGQRFDLEAIAALGHAQGCAVGFDLAHAIGNVPVDLHASGADFAVWCSYKYLNAGPGAIAGCFVHERHAQADLPRFAGWWGHQQATRFQMGPEFIATPGAEGWQLSNPSIFSLAPLRTSLALFDRVGLTALRERSVALTGWLADAIDAELRAHLEILTPADPWQRGCQLSLRVRQGRDAGRRAFDQLSRNGIVCDWREPDVIRASPVPLYNEIDDCRRLVDCLARHFGSMA, from the coding sequence ATGCCACGTCGAGCCACTGGCGCAAAACGCGTAACATCCCGCCGCCCACGCCTGCAGAGTGACGCCGTGACTGCCCACCCGCCAGCCCCCGCCGCAGGCCTGCCCCTGCCCTCGCTGCGCGACGAGTTCGCGATTCCGGTGCATCAGGGTGACCCGGTGGCCTACTTCTGCGGCAACTCGCTGGGCCTGATGCCGCGCGCGACGCCGGCGGCGCTCGAGCGAGTGACCGAACAGTGGCGCCTGCATGCGGTGGAAGCGCATTTCACCGATGCGGACGCCTGGATGCCGTACCACGAACTGGTGCGCGACGGACTGGCGCGGCTGGCCGGCGCGAAACCGTTGGAAGTGGTGGCGATGAACACGTTGACCACCAACCTGCACCTGATGATGGTCAGCTTCTACCGGCCGGTTCGCCAACGCCGCAAGATCCTGATCGAAGCGCGGGCCTTCCCGTCCGATCGCCACGCAGTGGCTTCCCAGATTCGCTTTCACGGGGGCGACCCGGCCACCGACCTGATCGAACTGGCGCCGCGCCCAGGCACGCACACCATCGACATCGAACAGGTCGCCGATGTGTTGCAGCGTGAAGGCGAGCGTATCGCGCTGGTCCTGTGGCCCGGCGTGCAATACGCCAGCGGCCAGCGCTTCGACCTCGAGGCGATCGCAGCCCTCGGCCATGCCCAAGGGTGCGCGGTCGGCTTCGACCTCGCCCACGCGATCGGCAATGTGCCGGTGGACCTGCACGCCAGCGGCGCCGACTTCGCGGTCTGGTGCAGCTACAAATACCTCAATGCCGGGCCCGGCGCGATTGCCGGTTGTTTCGTGCATGAGCGGCATGCGCAGGCGGACCTGCCACGCTTTGCCGGTTGGTGGGGCCACCAGCAAGCGACCCGCTTCCAGATGGGCCCGGAATTCATCGCGACACCCGGCGCCGAAGGCTGGCAGCTGTCCAATCCCTCGATCTTCTCGCTCGCGCCGCTGCGTACCTCGCTGGCGCTGTTCGACCGGGTTGGCCTGACCGCCCTGCGCGAGCGCTCGGTCGCGCTGACCGGCTGGCTGGCCGACGCGATAGACGCCGAGTTGCGCGCGCACCTCGAAATCCTGACGCCCGCCGACCCCTGGCAGCGCGGCTGCCAGCTCTCGCTGCGCGTGCGCCAGGGACGCGATGCGGGTCGGCGGGCCTTCGACCAGCTGTCACGCAACGGCATCGTTTGCGACTGGCGCGAGCCGGACGTCATCCGCGCCTCTCCGGTGCCGCTGTACAACGAGATCGACGACTGTCGCCGGCTGGTTGACTGCCTGGCACGGCATTTCGGGAGCATGGCATGA
- a CDS encoding FAD-dependent monooxygenase yields the protein MSAPIVIAGAGLAGALLAAQLASAGHRVALYERRGDMRRVPVAAGRSINLALAARGWEGLRRANATQQVLEYALPMRGRMLHDRTGQTQFQTYGLNADEVIWSVHRGHLNQTLIDVAAAAGAELHFHTALHSVDFDARRALFVDERDGSQQAVAFDVLIGADGAGSAVRAAMEAEKPLGQHTDFLDHGYKELTIPPLADGGPALSPDALHIWPRGGYMLIALPNPDQSFTVTLFLPHEGEISFASRSDPQAAREWFAQDFADALALIPDFEQQYREHPVGILGTLRCPHWRRGDRALLIGDAAHAIVPFHGQGMNCAFEDCVELLDLIETRTRQGAVDWERLFADFEAARRPNAHAIAEMALENYIEMRDSVADPGYQLRRQLELALAQRLPGHFIPRYSMVMFNSIPYARARERGELQRALLQELTAGHSSLDQIDLEAAAAAVAQRLPKLS from the coding sequence ATGAGCGCGCCCATCGTGATCGCCGGTGCCGGTCTCGCCGGCGCGCTGCTGGCCGCGCAACTGGCCAGCGCCGGTCACCGGGTCGCGCTATACGAACGCCGCGGGGACATGCGGCGCGTCCCGGTGGCCGCCGGGCGATCGATCAACCTGGCGCTTGCGGCGCGTGGCTGGGAGGGCTTGCGCCGCGCCAACGCCACGCAGCAAGTGCTGGAGTACGCGCTGCCGATGCGCGGCCGCATGCTGCACGACCGCACTGGCCAGACCCAGTTCCAGACCTATGGCCTGAACGCCGACGAGGTGATCTGGTCGGTGCACCGGGGTCATCTGAACCAGACCCTGATCGATGTGGCTGCGGCAGCCGGGGCCGAATTGCATTTCCACACCGCACTGCACTCGGTGGATTTCGATGCGCGCCGGGCGCTATTCGTCGACGAGCGCGACGGAAGCCAGCAAGCGGTGGCTTTCGACGTGCTCATCGGCGCTGACGGCGCGGGCTCGGCCGTGCGTGCCGCGATGGAGGCGGAGAAACCGCTCGGGCAACACACCGATTTCCTCGACCACGGCTACAAGGAGCTGACCATCCCGCCGCTGGCTGACGGCGGCCCGGCGCTGAGCCCGGATGCTCTGCACATCTGGCCGCGCGGCGGCTACATGCTGATCGCACTGCCAAACCCGGACCAGAGTTTCACCGTAACCTTGTTCCTGCCGCACGAGGGTGAAATCAGTTTCGCCAGCCGGTCGGATCCGCAGGCGGCGCGCGAATGGTTCGCGCAGGATTTTGCGGATGCGCTGGCGCTGATCCCGGATTTCGAACAGCAATACCGCGAGCATCCGGTCGGCATCCTCGGCACCCTGCGCTGCCCGCACTGGCGGCGCGGCGATCGCGCGCTGCTGATCGGCGATGCGGCCCACGCGATCGTGCCCTTCCACGGCCAGGGCATGAACTGCGCCTTCGAGGATTGCGTGGAACTGCTCGATTTGATCGAGACCCGTACCCGCCAGGGGGCGGTCGACTGGGAGCGCTTGTTCGCCGACTTCGAGGCAGCCCGGCGCCCGAATGCGCACGCGATCGCCGAGATGGCGCTCGAGAATTACATCGAGATGCGCGACTCGGTGGCGGATCCCGGCTACCAGTTGCGGCGGCAGCTGGAACTGGCACTGGCCCAGCGCCTGCCGGGGCACTTCATCCCGCGCTACAGCATGGTCATGTTCAACTCGATTCCCTACGCCCGGGCGCGTGAACGCGGCGAGCTGCAGCGCGCGCTGCTGCAGGAACTGACGGCTGGACACTCGTCGCTGGACCAGATCGACCTCGAGGCGGCCGCCGCGGCGGTGGCGCAGCGACTACCCAAGCTCAGCTGA
- a CDS encoding RNA methyltransferase: MTSSEPAFGAEDLLRPIETVLMQTSHPGNIGSTARALKTMGLSRLCLVDPLRFPDPEATALASGAEDLLDDARVVATLPEALAEARMVFGSSDRRRGIRMLEIGPREFARLALDAAAVGPVAVLYGTERTGLTNEELELCQYLVTIPANAAYSSLNLASAVQVLAYELRQEALSRLAVAPDPDPHVPAPNEQLERYFAHLDETLELIGFFGDRVSVKIMRRLRRLYQRAMPDERELQILRGILTETAIAVRGRQPRKHRDG; the protein is encoded by the coding sequence ATGACATCGTCGGAACCCGCCTTTGGCGCCGAGGATCTGCTGCGCCCGATCGAAACGGTGCTGATGCAGACCTCGCATCCGGGCAACATCGGCTCCACCGCGCGCGCGCTCAAGACCATGGGGCTCTCGCGCCTGTGCCTGGTCGACCCCTTGCGCTTTCCCGATCCGGAAGCCACCGCGCTGGCGTCGGGCGCCGAGGATCTGCTGGACGATGCGCGCGTGGTGGCCACGCTGCCCGAGGCCCTCGCCGAGGCGCGGATGGTCTTCGGCAGCAGCGACCGCCGGCGGGGTATCCGCATGCTCGAAATCGGCCCGCGCGAGTTTGCGCGCCTGGCCCTGGACGCTGCCGCGGTCGGTCCGGTCGCGGTGCTCTACGGCACCGAGCGCACCGGCCTGACCAACGAGGAACTGGAACTGTGCCAGTACCTGGTGACGATTCCGGCGAACGCGGCGTACAGCTCGCTGAACCTCGCCAGCGCGGTGCAGGTGCTGGCCTACGAACTGCGCCAGGAGGCGCTGTCGCGTTTGGCGGTCGCGCCCGACCCGGACCCGCATGTGCCGGCGCCGAACGAGCAGCTGGAGCGCTACTTCGCGCACCTGGACGAGACCCTGGAGCTGATCGGATTCTTCGGCGACCGGGTCTCGGTCAAGATCATGCGTCGCCTGCGCCGGCTGTACCAGCGCGCCATGCCCGACGAACGCGAGTTGCAGATCCTGCGCGGGATCCTGACCGAAACCGCCATCGCCGTCCGCGGCCGGCAGCCGCGCAAGCACCGCGACGGGTGA
- the tesB gene encoding acyl-CoA thioesterase II, whose translation MTKAIVSELVELLQLERIEENLFRGQSRDIGTRFVFGGQVLGQSLAAAQRTVEGRVVHSMHAYFLRAGDVEAPIVYEVDRNRDGKSFSSRRVVAIQHGQPIFTMAASFQDPEDGLTHQLSMPDVPPPEDLAEPEPLDAGTLAKIPPKLQRWVTSKGPFEFRHVYPRDEFKRPKRPPFQHVWFRLVDRIPDDELLHRALLAYASDFHLIGTATLPHGISYLQGNVQMASLDHAMWFHRAFRVDEWLLYSCDSPSTQGARGLSRGMIYDRQGRLVASTAQEGLIRLLPESVA comes from the coding sequence ATGACCAAAGCCATCGTCAGCGAGCTCGTCGAATTGCTGCAGCTGGAGCGTATCGAGGAAAACCTGTTCCGCGGCCAGAGCCGCGACATCGGCACGCGCTTCGTCTTCGGTGGCCAGGTCCTGGGGCAGTCGCTGGCGGCCGCGCAGCGCACGGTCGAGGGTCGCGTGGTGCACTCGATGCACGCCTATTTCCTGCGCGCCGGCGACGTCGAAGCGCCGATCGTCTACGAAGTGGATCGCAATCGTGACGGCAAGAGTTTCAGCTCGCGCCGGGTGGTGGCGATCCAGCACGGCCAGCCGATCTTCACCATGGCTGCCTCGTTCCAGGATCCGGAGGACGGCTTGACCCACCAGTTGTCGATGCCGGACGTGCCGCCGCCGGAGGACCTGGCCGAGCCCGAACCGCTGGACGCCGGGACACTGGCGAAGATTCCGCCGAAGCTGCAACGCTGGGTCACCAGCAAGGGGCCCTTCGAATTCCGCCACGTCTACCCGCGCGACGAGTTCAAGCGCCCCAAGCGCCCGCCGTTCCAGCATGTCTGGTTCCGTCTGGTCGACCGCATCCCGGACGACGAACTGCTGCATCGCGCGCTGCTCGCCTACGCCTCGGATTTCCACCTGATCGGCACCGCGACGCTGCCGCACGGCATCAGTTACCTGCAGGGCAATGTGCAGATGGCCAGTCTGGATCACGCGATGTGGTTCCACCGCGCGTTCCGCGTCGACGAATGGCTGCTGTACTCCTGCGACAGCCCGTCGACGCAGGGCGCACGCGGGCTCTCGCGCGGGATGATCTACGACCGCCAGGGCCGGCTGGTGGCGTCGACGGCGCAGGAAGGGCTGATCCGGCTGCTGCCGGAATCCGTCGCCTGA